In Synechococcus sp. RS9909, one genomic interval encodes:
- a CDS encoding helix-turn-helix transcriptional regulator, with protein MSSEYRYIEAKQLEAGQQFGRMLRRWRELNNWTQYTAYKWAKEAGFEVMAPSTLSMFENGKAPKPRPESFFALAEVNRRLAARDFNGVRTRALKDLISQAKPLMDDEKRVWGPAEFWSCHLGLLPVPSAYQAPVLPAQPEVDAAEAEKLSEQWRGQLVQTAKQHGIGVMEALSSAAKAAPAKQRQAFQAMLAGFEPYSAKQLQGMWDGEAWLPQRWLEEWSTKTGAN; from the coding sequence ATGAGCTCTGAGTACCGGTACATCGAGGCCAAGCAGCTCGAGGCCGGCCAGCAGTTCGGCCGGATGCTCAGGCGCTGGCGGGAGCTCAACAACTGGACCCAGTACACGGCCTATAAGTGGGCCAAGGAGGCCGGCTTTGAGGTGATGGCGCCGAGCACCTTGAGCATGTTCGAAAACGGCAAGGCGCCCAAGCCCAGGCCGGAGAGTTTCTTTGCCCTCGCCGAGGTCAACCGCCGGCTGGCCGCCAGGGATTTCAACGGCGTGCGCACCCGGGCCCTCAAGGACCTGATCAGCCAGGCCAAACCCCTGATGGATGACGAGAAGCGGGTGTGGGGGCCGGCGGAGTTCTGGAGCTGCCACCTGGGCCTGCTGCCGGTGCCGAGCGCCTACCAGGCGCCCGTGCTGCCGGCCCAGCCAGAGGTCGATGCCGCAGAAGCGGAAAAGCTGAGCGAGCAGTGGCGCGGCCAGTTGGTGCAGACCGCCAAGCAACACGGTATTGGCGTGATGGAGGCCCTGAGTTCGGCTGCCAAGGCAGCGCCAGCCAAACAGCGGCAGGCCTTCCAGGCGATGCTGGCCGGCTTTGAGCCGTATTCCGCCAAGCAGCTGCAGGGCATGTGGGACGGAGAGGCATGGCTGCCGCAGCGCTGGCTGGAGGAATGGTCCACCAAGACGGGCGCCAACTGA
- a CDS encoding AAA family ATPase → MASAEAATSPTQACINRTAAEQFLSLLGKDQASARLRAFPHRANPAKAVIGARKGPFDLDAAEQWQREGRGIYLVINDGGDRKCEITACRAFFVEWDDRPIAWQLNAWKELGLPEPSLIVLSGGKSAHCYWLLDTPIPPQEWAPLQAELIAYAGGDPHCKDASRVLRLPGCWYIDAGGQPTALVELVHVSGQRYAPEDIALALLPDEFAEPVADAAPQPEIPLQQPYEVPGTGIPLPELGDEDFGPPRPLEQIRAALAAIPRRVAGSNTYADYRNLLWGLIQACEQAGHDRELAIALMEAHSPSASCGWDIRQVASSGGEQINAATFWFHARQHGWLPPESAHTPRPPGVQATGSRRHQSDTGGRHPGGKGGERSSNARGTKGSGPGPQRFSPRPDTRVCWGKVHLPFNRRFNALEHCIRSLVARERNSLRRSARVREAHAALQLKNALRLQEIGQLTLEALDLRNGNRFHPLTEDERAAMPPPAVQWEIPLCIPRADLTIIGGRAKVGKTRLVHALARCLLCAEDFLGFGAPEEPRPVILVTDDQGDGDTAQMLQQLGIWDHPLLLWSRRFRVTEANLDALLSCLAEHRGAVLILDSLRSITRSCCFGENDPEMGSLIYDLKHQVTDAGGTMLLIHHCNKANDTTGTEALSGHNAIAGAANTILTLHYLAKGNRLIKDSPQRRLVREARSGPPADLVVSIDGNTGSFARLGTYDALQEQQEQESDLDRAAQRVRKASEKQKQALRYLQALHTNGLAGVGLLELVQAIGAAPAEARLKRDLEGEALSIYNALGRFLSNLDGLVMATRVGTSGQSYYLRYGLSDAGAEWLSREFDL, encoded by the coding sequence ATGGCCAGCGCTGAAGCGGCCACCAGTCCCACTCAGGCCTGTATCAACCGCACTGCCGCCGAGCAGTTCCTCTCCCTGCTGGGCAAGGACCAGGCCAGCGCCCGGCTGCGCGCCTTCCCCCACCGCGCCAACCCAGCCAAGGCGGTGATCGGTGCCCGCAAAGGCCCGTTTGACCTTGATGCGGCCGAGCAGTGGCAGCGAGAAGGCCGGGGCATCTACCTGGTGATCAACGACGGCGGCGACCGCAAATGCGAGATCACGGCCTGCAGGGCGTTCTTCGTGGAGTGGGACGACCGGCCGATCGCCTGGCAGCTGAATGCCTGGAAGGAGCTGGGGCTGCCGGAGCCCTCGCTGATCGTGCTCAGCGGCGGCAAGTCGGCCCACTGCTACTGGCTACTCGACACACCGATCCCGCCGCAGGAGTGGGCACCGCTGCAGGCGGAGCTGATCGCCTACGCCGGCGGTGATCCCCACTGCAAGGACGCCTCACGCGTGTTGCGGCTGCCGGGCTGCTGGTACATCGATGCCGGCGGGCAGCCCACCGCCCTGGTGGAGCTGGTGCACGTGAGCGGCCAGCGCTACGCGCCGGAGGACATCGCCCTGGCGCTGCTGCCCGATGAGTTTGCCGAACCGGTTGCAGATGCCGCACCGCAACCAGAGATTCCCCTGCAGCAGCCCTACGAGGTTCCAGGCACTGGCATTCCGCTGCCTGAGCTGGGCGATGAGGACTTTGGCCCGCCACGGCCGTTGGAGCAGATCCGCGCCGCCCTGGCGGCCATCCCCCGCCGCGTGGCGGGCAGCAACACCTACGCCGACTACCGCAACCTCCTCTGGGGCCTAATCCAGGCCTGCGAGCAGGCCGGCCACGACCGCGAGCTGGCGATCGCCCTGATGGAGGCCCACAGCCCCTCAGCCAGCTGCGGCTGGGACATCCGCCAGGTGGCCAGCTCCGGCGGTGAGCAGATCAACGCTGCCACCTTCTGGTTCCATGCCCGTCAACACGGCTGGTTGCCACCGGAGTCGGCTCATACCCCCAGGCCCCCTGGGGTACAGGCGACAGGCAGCCGCCGACATCAGAGCGACACCGGCGGTCGCCATCCCGGCGGCAAGGGCGGCGAGCGCAGCAGCAATGCCAGGGGCACCAAGGGTTCCGGGCCTGGCCCGCAGCGTTTCTCCCCCAGACCCGACACCCGGGTGTGCTGGGGAAAGGTGCACCTGCCATTCAATCGACGCTTTAACGCCCTGGAACACTGCATCCGCTCCCTGGTGGCTCGGGAGCGCAACAGCCTGCGCCGCAGTGCCCGCGTGCGAGAGGCCCACGCTGCTCTGCAACTCAAGAACGCCTTGCGGCTGCAGGAGATAGGCCAGCTCACCCTCGAGGCCCTCGATCTGCGCAACGGCAATCGCTTCCACCCCCTTACGGAAGACGAACGGGCTGCCATGCCCCCACCGGCGGTGCAGTGGGAGATTCCGCTCTGCATCCCTCGCGCCGATCTGACGATCATTGGAGGGCGGGCCAAGGTGGGCAAGACGCGGCTGGTGCATGCTCTCGCCCGCTGCCTGCTCTGCGCCGAGGATTTTCTTGGCTTTGGGGCACCGGAGGAACCGCGGCCGGTGATCCTTGTGACTGACGATCAGGGCGACGGCGATACCGCCCAGATGCTTCAGCAGCTGGGGATCTGGGATCACCCCTTGCTGCTGTGGTCACGCCGGTTCAGGGTCACCGAGGCCAACCTCGACGCACTTCTGAGTTGCCTGGCCGAACACCGCGGGGCGGTGCTGATTCTTGATTCGTTGCGCTCGATCACCCGCAGCTGCTGCTTTGGCGAGAACGACCCGGAGATGGGCTCGCTGATCTACGACCTCAAGCACCAGGTCACCGACGCCGGCGGCACCATGCTGCTGATCCACCACTGCAACAAGGCCAACGACACCACCGGCACCGAGGCCCTCTCGGGTCACAACGCCATCGCCGGTGCGGCCAACACAATCCTCACCCTGCACTACCTGGCCAAGGGCAACCGGCTGATCAAGGATTCACCCCAGCGTCGGCTCGTGCGTGAGGCCCGCTCTGGCCCGCCAGCGGATCTGGTGGTGTCCATCGACGGCAACACCGGCTCGTTCGCGCGACTCGGCACCTACGACGCGCTGCAGGAGCAGCAGGAGCAGGAGAGCGATTTGGATCGCGCCGCCCAGCGGGTGCGTAAGGCCAGCGAGAAGCAGAAGCAGGCGCTGCGTTATCTCCAGGCCCTGCATACCAATGGACTGGCTGGTGTTGGACTGCTGGAGCTGGTGCAGGCGATCGGCGCGGCGCCTGCAGAAGCGCGCCTGAAACGGGATCTGGAGGGAGAGGCGCTGAGCATCTACAACGCCCTCGGCCGTTTCCTCAGCAACCTGGACGGCCTGGTCATGGCCACCCGTGTGGGCACCAGCGGCCAGAGCTACTACCTGCGCTACGGCCTCAGCGATGCAGGCGCGGAGTGGCTGTCGCGTGAGTTCGATCTGTAG
- a CDS encoding sigma-70 family RNA polymerase sigma factor — MLTPAAVQLVLPLMVVLVGDAAGAERMLRRRRYRRPACHARAQQLEINLHAPVRHHPGAQGQRPQRCRPRRERPVRPHAAADALALQHRDLAEKVAGNFARRTVHPKEDLLQLAMIGLIKAARRYDPSRGPFRPYGRTYANGEITHFLRDNGFLLKVPPTWREIHARGQRLLTSGVGVGEMLEQIGLSREQWVQIAEACSVRVVAFPVD; from the coding sequence GTGCTAACTCCTGCTGCTGTGCAGCTGGTGCTGCCGCTCATGGTGGTGTTGGTGGGCGATGCCGCCGGGGCGGAGCGGATGCTGCGGCGACGGCGCTATCGCAGGCCGGCGTGCCATGCCCGTGCGCAGCAGCTGGAGATCAACCTCCATGCTCCAGTGCGACACCACCCCGGAGCCCAGGGTCAGCGGCCTCAGCGCTGCAGGCCCCGGCGAGAGCGGCCGGTGCGGCCCCATGCCGCTGCCGATGCCCTGGCGCTGCAGCACAGGGACCTGGCGGAGAAGGTCGCCGGCAACTTTGCCCGCCGCACTGTCCACCCCAAGGAAGACCTGCTGCAGCTGGCGATGATCGGCTTGATCAAGGCGGCTCGACGGTATGACCCTTCACGGGGACCGTTTCGGCCCTATGGCCGCACCTACGCCAATGGAGAAATCACCCACTTTCTGCGGGACAACGGGTTCCTGCTGAAGGTGCCGCCCACCTGGCGGGAGATTCATGCGCGAGGGCAGCGGTTACTCACCTCAGGAGTTGGTGTCGGCGAGATGCTGGAGCAAATAGGGCTTAGCCGCGAGCAGTGGGTTCAGATTGCTGAGGCCTGCTCAGTGCGGGTGGTTGCCTTCCCTGTTGATTGA
- a CDS encoding DUF4055 domain-containing protein, whose product MPTTRRRRTTTPSSPSSPPALQLQAPDQPPWLEHPTLSGLRDRLQLVYDCWTLLELPDGTSRRSVYLPRGIEEPETCYLKRLEAARPTSFYRDALRTYAGMLSRLSWQELPDSLSRVATDVDGQGTDLGVFLFLADLLTLRDGGCLILQLPPQHHWPSEGDRLEALAKGDRLSLPRLQLVPRGDLLNWRLPTDGTSGAPASGPVEIVWREPRRQALPPRFATGNAAVATVVLDAHGGLVPDPQAWLYRSLSLSDDGLVLRSWQANPNPGAADGYDVVPVGEPERMPQRFDIPALWYSVDGTAFGEGDLPHLGLAHQYLNHYRCRSEYEDLLSRTALPVGVRTGLVDAYGFRRSDGALGSGAGTGGTDAQRPQRLVLSTSSFMDLPEGATFQWVEIEARSLAEHRAYLQQLEEAMRRDALIPAGGHGPARTELEISLTAGQSFAVLQSLAGQKSSMLSTLLRQWTRLTGEKLADTPACSVEICPLVPPQPPRKPQPSVQEWLVLHERGVIDGVELRQQLGIDGNAD is encoded by the coding sequence GTGCCCACCACCCGCCGCCGCAGGACAACTACCCCCAGCAGCCCCTCCTCCCCACCAGCGCTGCAGCTCCAAGCCCCTGACCAGCCCCCCTGGCTGGAACACCCCACCCTCTCGGGTCTGAGGGACCGTCTCCAGCTGGTCTACGACTGCTGGACCCTGCTGGAGCTGCCTGACGGCACCAGCCGCCGGTCGGTGTATCTGCCCCGCGGCATCGAGGAGCCAGAGACCTGTTATCTCAAGCGCCTGGAAGCGGCCCGGCCCACCAGCTTCTACCGCGATGCCCTGCGCACCTACGCGGGGATGCTGTCGCGCCTGAGCTGGCAGGAGCTTCCTGATTCGCTAAGCCGGGTGGCCACCGACGTGGACGGCCAGGGCACGGATCTGGGGGTGTTCCTGTTCCTGGCCGACCTGCTCACCCTGCGGGATGGCGGCTGTCTGATCCTGCAGCTGCCGCCCCAGCACCACTGGCCTTCAGAAGGGGACCGGCTGGAAGCCCTCGCCAAGGGCGATCGGCTTTCGCTGCCGCGGCTGCAGCTGGTGCCCAGGGGCGACCTGCTCAACTGGCGCCTGCCCACCGATGGCACCAGCGGTGCGCCGGCATCGGGTCCGGTGGAGATCGTCTGGCGGGAGCCGCGCCGCCAGGCCCTGCCGCCCCGCTTCGCCACTGGCAATGCCGCCGTGGCCACGGTCGTGCTCGATGCCCACGGCGGGCTGGTGCCGGACCCGCAGGCTTGGCTCTACCGCAGCCTGTCGCTGAGCGACGACGGCCTGGTGCTGCGCAGCTGGCAGGCCAACCCCAATCCCGGTGCTGCCGATGGCTACGACGTGGTGCCGGTGGGGGAGCCGGAACGGATGCCCCAGCGCTTTGACATACCGGCCCTCTGGTACTCGGTGGATGGCACCGCCTTTGGTGAGGGCGACCTTCCCCACCTGGGCCTGGCGCACCAGTACCTCAACCACTACCGCTGCCGCAGCGAATACGAAGACCTTCTCTCCCGCACGGCCCTGCCGGTGGGTGTGCGCACGGGCCTGGTGGATGCCTACGGCTTCCGCCGCAGTGATGGCGCCCTCGGCTCTGGTGCAGGGACAGGGGGAACAGATGCCCAACGCCCCCAGCGGCTGGTGCTCTCCACCTCCTCCTTCATGGACTTGCCGGAGGGCGCCACGTTCCAGTGGGTCGAAATAGAAGCCCGGTCACTGGCAGAGCACCGGGCCTACCTGCAGCAGCTGGAGGAGGCCATGCGCCGCGACGCCCTGATCCCCGCCGGCGGCCACGGTCCAGCCCGCACCGAGCTGGAGATTTCCCTGACTGCCGGCCAGAGCTTTGCAGTGCTGCAGTCGCTGGCGGGCCAGAAGAGTTCGATGCTCAGCACCCTGCTGCGCCAGTGGACCCGCCTCACTGGCGAAAAGCTTGCGGACACGCCGGCCTGCAGCGTGGAGATCTGCCCGCTGGTGCCGCCGCAGCCACCGCGCAAACCCCAGCCCTCGGTGCAGGAGTGGCTGGTGCTGCATGAGCGGGGGGTGATCGACGGCGTGGAGCTGCGCCAGCAGCTGGGGATCGATGGCAACGCTGACTGA
- a CDS encoding DUF3368 domain-containing protein, which produces MAAIVISDASPLIALARVNGLLWLQQLFTEVVVTDVVLAEVLTGRYPDTEAPIQQALAAGWLQATAIDTSEPALPDLDEGEAASIRLALGCGEPVLLLIDERAGRAVGQELGLSVAGTAAVIGLARQRGLIASARAVFAALHASDFRIAPAVIQAVLDRCGE; this is translated from the coding sequence GTGGCTGCAATCGTCATCAGCGACGCCAGCCCGCTGATCGCGCTGGCCCGGGTGAACGGGCTGCTCTGGCTGCAGCAGCTGTTCACCGAGGTTGTGGTCACCGATGTGGTGCTGGCTGAGGTGCTCACGGGCCGCTATCCAGATACGGAAGCCCCGATCCAGCAGGCCCTCGCGGCGGGCTGGTTGCAGGCCACCGCGATTGACACCAGCGAGCCGGCGCTACCCGATCTCGACGAGGGGGAGGCGGCCAGCATCCGCCTGGCTCTGGGCTGCGGCGAGCCGGTGCTGCTGTTGATCGATGAGCGCGCCGGTCGAGCGGTGGGCCAGGAGCTCGGCCTCAGCGTGGCCGGCACCGCTGCCGTGATCGGCCTGGCCCGCCAACGCGGCCTGATCGCCTCTGCCAGAGCCGTGTTCGCTGCACTGCATGCCAGCGATTTCCGCATTGCACCGGCGGTGATCCAGGCCGTGCTGGATCGCTGTGGGGAGTGA
- a CDS encoding UPF0175 family protein, with product MSGLKHNPAEALRQARSGPVVVLNRDHPDALLIGLEEGGVLQAPGVRAALATALFRDGELSLVRSARVAEMDVASFISHLGRLGIPAIRLTAAETNADLDTLEQWLQSSSATPAR from the coding sequence ATGAGCGGGCTCAAGCACAACCCCGCTGAGGCACTACGTCAAGCCAGGAGCGGCCCGGTCGTGGTGCTCAACCGCGACCATCCCGATGCGTTGCTGATCGGCCTGGAAGAGGGGGGCGTGCTGCAGGCGCCGGGTGTGCGGGCAGCGCTGGCGACGGCCCTGTTCCGCGATGGTGAGCTGTCGCTGGTGCGCTCTGCCCGCGTGGCCGAGATGGATGTGGCCAGTTTCATCTCCCACCTCGGCCGCCTGGGCATCCCTGCGATCCGGCTCACGGCCGCTGAAACCAACGCCGATCTCGACACCCTGGAACAGTGGCTGCAATCGTCATCAGCGACGCCAGCCCGCTGA
- a CDS encoding LysM peptidoglycan-binding domain-containing protein — MQLPLWLALQPYSNARLCLFEVDRPESRNPVPIRRHVIDCFLEQSGIVSGYNDTALTDPGDVLLRGYLCRAAILPVSTSNTFDWLAAELDWGTPGFREEAPLPWDPELLGTVQAPCQGVMWLGDLALLKPQGGLPSGGRGQFAGCLVQHFGADYGPGGIGLLLEPLLGEAIQLVLRPHSVLVLREGDTLTLIAERYGTTVATLRRINPQLESTQTITAVEGDSLAVLAGRHGTTETKLRSLNPVLQQSEAYVTAEGDTLSSVAAEQNISLSLLRQFNPELSSWPSTEPLPAGTTLLLPVYRSTTPIPAGMQLLVPGYLPSTPLPAGEWIDLPARRSAPVLEELPEQGF, encoded by the coding sequence ATGCAACTCCCCCTGTGGCTGGCGCTGCAGCCCTACTCCAATGCCCGCCTCTGCTTGTTCGAGGTGGACCGGCCCGAGAGCCGCAATCCGGTTCCGATCCGCCGGCATGTAATCGACTGCTTCCTCGAGCAGAGCGGCATCGTCAGCGGCTACAACGACACCGCTCTCACCGACCCCGGCGATGTGCTGCTGCGCGGCTACCTCTGCCGGGCGGCGATCCTGCCGGTGAGCACCAGCAACACCTTCGATTGGTTGGCGGCCGAGCTCGATTGGGGCACACCGGGCTTCCGCGAGGAGGCGCCACTGCCCTGGGATCCAGAGCTGCTGGGCACGGTGCAGGCCCCCTGCCAGGGGGTGATGTGGCTGGGGGATCTGGCCCTGCTGAAACCCCAGGGCGGCCTGCCCAGTGGCGGCCGGGGTCAGTTCGCGGGATGTCTGGTGCAGCACTTCGGGGCGGACTACGGCCCCGGTGGCATTGGTCTGCTGCTGGAGCCGTTGCTGGGGGAAGCGATCCAGCTGGTGCTCAGACCCCACAGCGTGCTGGTGCTGCGGGAGGGCGACACCTTGACCCTGATCGCCGAGCGCTACGGCACCACCGTGGCCACGTTGCGGCGGATCAACCCCCAGCTGGAGAGCACCCAGACAATCACCGCCGTCGAGGGGGATTCGCTGGCGGTGCTGGCTGGCCGCCATGGCACCACCGAGACCAAGCTGCGCAGCCTCAACCCGGTGCTGCAGCAGAGCGAGGCCTACGTCACCGCAGAAGGGGACACGTTGAGCAGCGTGGCGGCTGAGCAGAATATCAGCCTCTCCCTGCTGCGCCAATTCAACCCGGAGCTGAGCAGCTGGCCCAGCACTGAGCCGTTGCCGGCTGGCACCACGCTGCTGCTGCCCGTCTACCGCTCCACCACTCCCATCCCGGCGGGGATGCAATTGCTTGTGCCGGGTTATCTGCCCTCCACGCCGCTGCCAGCGGGGGAGTGGATCGACCTGCCGGCCCGGCGCTCTGCTCCTGTGCTGGAGGAGCTACCTGAGCAGGGCTTTTGA
- a CDS encoding AbrB/MazE/SpoVT family DNA-binding domain-containing protein, with amino-acid sequence MATVTLTSKGQLTIPRQLRDALGLTPGARLQASIDRNGRLVLVPSKYEPEDLFRDRPKVHRVMTTDDMDRAIARAVGGEDA; translated from the coding sequence ATGGCCACTGTGACGCTCACCAGCAAAGGGCAGCTGACGATTCCGCGGCAGTTGCGAGACGCGCTCGGCCTGACGCCAGGGGCCAGGTTGCAGGCTTCCATCGATCGGAATGGCCGGTTGGTGCTGGTGCCCTCCAAGTACGAGCCTGAGGACCTGTTCCGGGACCGCCCCAAGGTGCATCGGGTGATGACCACCGACGACATGGACCGGGCCATTGCCCGGGCGGTTGGCGGTGAGGACGCTTGA
- a CDS encoding PIN domain-containing protein, with the protein MRTLDTNVVVRLLIGDDPQQTPIAEQAFLDAIASGGVYLPDVVLAEVAWVLRGYDLERATRYQLLERLVRTRGVVVDDIDAVIDALEQFRLGGDLADQLILARAAGTGALPVLSFDRRFAASEGVELLSPG; encoded by the coding sequence GTGAGGACGCTTGATACCAACGTGGTGGTGCGGCTGCTGATCGGGGACGATCCGCAGCAGACCCCGATCGCCGAACAGGCCTTTCTTGATGCCATCGCCAGCGGCGGTGTGTACCTGCCGGATGTGGTGCTGGCTGAGGTGGCCTGGGTGCTGCGGGGCTACGACCTCGAGCGCGCAACCCGCTACCAACTGCTGGAGCGGCTGGTGCGCACCCGTGGCGTTGTGGTGGATGACATCGACGCGGTGATCGATGCCCTCGAGCAGTTCCGCCTGGGAGGAGATCTGGCCGATCAGCTGATCCTGGCCCGGGCCGCCGGCACCGGTGCCCTGCCGGTGCTCAGCTTTGACCGTCGGTTCGCCGCCTCAGAAGGTGTTGAGCTGCTCAGCCCAGGTTGA